The Polynucleobacter sp. HIN7 genomic interval AAAACCGAGCATCGGCTGGCGGATTTTCGGGGTACAACGCCCAAGCTGCTCAACAATCCGCCACGGCAGCGCCGCGGAACTGGCAAATCTCAGCTCGTTATGACTTTTAAGGAGGCATCATGAAGCCGACTATTCATCGTATTCGTCAATTCTTTATCACCTTGCGCAAAGAGGGACGCTTACGGCATCGAGAAATTGCTGAAAAGCTGACTATTTCTGAGGGAGAGTTGATTGCCGCTCACGTTGGACTTGGTGCTACGGCAGCTAAAGGCTTAAGAGCAATTCGTCTGGATGCTAATTGGCCTGCGCTGATAGCCTCGATTGAGTCGATTGGGGAGGTCATGGCTCTCACCCGTAACGAAGCCTGCGTCCATGAAAAAATTGGTCAATACCGTCACGTGAGTCAGGAGGGGTCGGTAGGTCTAGTCGTGGGTGAGATTGACTTGCGGATCTTTTATCAACATTGGTTTGCTGGGTTTGCAGTCATTGAGAGTGGTTCTCAGGGGGAGCGGCGTAGCTTGCAATTCTTTGATGCGCAGGGACTGGCGATTCATAAGGTTCATCTGAAGCCACAGAGTGATGTGTCAGAATTTGACGCAATCGTTTCATTGTTTGCGACCCCTCAACAAGAGCCTGGTCTTGAGGTATCAAAGCTCAAGGCAAAGCCAACCCCAGCTCCAGATACAGAGATCGATCGCGCCGGATTCTGGCAGGCATGGAGAGATCTCAAGGATACCCATGATTTTTATCCGCTCTTACGAAAATACACACTCACACGTACTCAGGCACTTCGTTTGGCAGAGCCAGAGTTTGTTCGGGAGCTTTCTAAAGACTGCCTACGATCAATGTTGCAGGGTGTAGCACAGACTAAAACCCCCATCATGGTTTTTGTTGGCAATCCTGGAATGATTCAGATTCATTCGGGACCCATTGATCGGATTATTGAACAAGGGTCTTGGATCAATGTGATGGATCCCCGCTTTAATTTGCACCTTCGTCAGGATCTGATTGAGCGTGCCTGGATTGTTCGTAAGCCAACTGTCGATGGCATTGTTACCTCCATTGAGTTTTTTGATCAGAGCGGCGAGGCTATTGCAATGTTTTTTGGAGAGCGCAAGCCTGGTAAAGCTGAACTTACATCCTGGCGAGATCTGGTAACCCAGATTGAGGGTGAACATGGATTAATGGAGGTCTGCCAATGAGTGATCTTGGTCATACAGGGCGTCGTCGTTTTCTGTACGCAATGGCAGCCATCCCGATGGCATGGCTTGGGAAGCCGGCTTGGGCAGAGCGAACTCAAGCTACCCTAGGTCGCCAACGTCTAATTTGCATTGGATCGGCAGTTACAGAAATTGTGTATGCACTAAATGCTAGTAATTTGATTGTGGGAGTTGATACGACCTCGATTTATCCGGATGCCGCACGCACGTTACCCAGTGTTGGCTATTCAAGAACCTTATCGGCAGAGGGCGTTTTATCGCTATCCCCAACCCAAATCTTATGTACCGAGGATGCCGGACCTCCGGTAGTTATTCGCCAGATTCAAGATGCCGGGATTCCGATACGGCTTTTGCCCGCTCATCACACCTTTTACGGTGTCTGTGATCGTGTGATTGCGATTGGTCAAACAATCCATCGGCAAGCTCAAGCGGATCAATTGAAGTTCCAGTTGGAGCAGCAGTGGATCACTTTGGAGCGCGAGTTGAAAGCAAAACCCTTTGTAAATCCTGCCCCACGGGTGCTTTACATTCATTCCATGAATCCATCTCAGGTCATGGTCTCAGGTCAAGATACGAATGCCAATGCCATGATCACTTACGCTGGCTTACGAAATGCACTCTATGGATTCAAAGGCTATAAACCGCTGACCCCAGAGGCTGTTATTGCAGCCAATCCCGATTTAATTCTGGTCACAGATCAAGGACTGCAAGCGATTGGCGGACGTAGTCAGCTTGCGCACCTGCCCGGTATGGAAAGAACGAAAGCGATTATTCGTCAGAAAGTTATTTCAATGGATGCTGTTTATTTATTAGGGTTTGGTCCACGAATGCCGGATGCATTATTAACGCTTCATCGTCAGGCACGCATCTTGTTGGGATGAGACAGGCCGTCAGTCCACTTGACTACTCAGCCTGGGGTGCGAGGCTTGGGTTACTTCTTATAGGGGTAACTGCATTTCTAATCGCAGTGAACTTAGGTGCTGTGGATATTCATGGTTTGGACTGGTTGCAAGTTTTTAATCCACAGAATGGTTATGAGGGTGCCAGTTATGTGCTTTGGAACATTCGGATCCCGCGCGCCTTATTGGCCATTACGGTTGGAGCAGCACTGGGCGTTGCAGGCGCTCTCGCACAAAGCTTATTTCGTAACCCCTTAGCTGACCCTGGCCTATTGGGAGTTTCTGCGGGTGCCAGTTGCAGTGTGGCTATTGGGATTGTGATGTTGGATGGCTTTCGTTTTATCTCCCCGGAGGAGCTACGGGTCTGGGCTATCCCAGTTTTTGCATTCTTGGGCGCTATAGCGGTTTGTTTCTGCCTTGATTATGTCGCCCGTGTTATATCTCCAGGGTCGATTGCTGGTCTGCTATTAACCGGCATTGCATTGAATGCCCTAGCGGGTGCAGTGATCGGTCTATGTACCTATTTAGCCAGCGATGAACAATTGCGCAGCTTTACCTTTTGGACCCTTGGGTCTCTCGCAAGCGCACGCTGGATGATGGTCGGGGTATTGGTTGGAGCCATAGTTATCGGATGGGTCTGGATTCGAACTCTTTTACAGGATCTCAATGCCTTGACATTGGGTGAGAACATTGCAAATCATCTCGGGGTAGATGTTTCACGCCTTCGAACTAAGGTCATCGTTTTGGTTGCCACTCTTTCTGGATTAGCTGTTGCATGGTGCGGCATGATTGGCTTTATTGGTTTAATGGCACCAAACCTTGTGCGTATTTGCTTGGGGTCTGATCAAAAGAGGGTAGTTCCCTATTCCGCAGGGGTGGGGGCTATTCTGCTACTCATTGCCGACACAATTGCCAGAACCATTGCAATCCCTGCAGAGGTGCCAGTCGGTATTTTCACTGCCCTGTTAGGCGGCCCATTATTTTTGATCTTATTGCGGCAATATCGATCAAGGCTTGATTGATATGAAATTACAACTCCATCATGCCTCTTTACAGCTTGGAAAAAAACTCTTTGGGCCATTTGATTTCACGATTTGGCCAGGTGAGCGGATTGCGATCCTGGGTAAAAGCGGTGCCGGTAAGTCAACGATTATTCGACTGATTGCGCGAGAGTATCAAATTAAAAGCGGCTCAATTTTGATGAATGGCACCTCGATTGAGCAGTATTCATCGGCGCAACTAAGTCGGATACGAGGGGTCTTACCTCAGAACACTCAGATTGCCTTTGGGCTGATGACTGATCTCGTGATTGAGATAGGACGAGTGAGTGCCACTAATAAGATCAACCAAGAAACGATTGTTGTGCTTGCAGCCAAGATGGCGTGCGCAGACCATCTTTTGGGGCGTGCATTTAATACTCTGTCTGGCGGTGAGCAAGCACGAATTCATCTGGCAAGGGTATTCGCTCAGCTATGGGATATCCGCGATGGTCTGATTTTGGTCGATGAACCAGTAGCAGCACTAGACCCTGGCCTGCAGTATCAGTTGCTGGATACGATTGACCGTTTTGCGAGAGAAAGAAACCACGCGGTGCTAGCAGTTTTGCATGATATTAATCATGCCCTTGTTTTTGAGCGGTTACTCCTCATTGAGCATGGGCGCATTATTCAAGATTGTCCGGCTGATCATCATGCGCGAGCAGACCTAGAGCGTTTATATGGTATTCAGTTAGAACATCTTCAGGATAGCCAAGGGGCTAGCGTGCTGGTGCAAGTTCGATAGACTCCGTTAAGAATTGGCCGCACTCCTTACCTAATTTGGCATATGATTAACTATTGATTAAATACCAGGAGTCATGATGGCTAACAAAAAACCAGCTACACCCAGCATCAATATCGGTATTACTGATGCCAATCGCCAAAAAATTGCGCAGGGTCTCTCCAAATTTCTGGCCGATAGCTACACTCTATATTTAATGACCCATAATTTTCATTGGAATGTCACGGGACCTCACTTTAATACCTTACACACAATGTTCATGACCCAATATACCGAGCAATGGGCTGCATTGGATCTGATTGCCGAACGCATTCGGGCGCTTGGACATCATGCACCGGGAACCTATAAAGAGTTTGCAAGCTTAGCTTCGATCCGGGAGGCAGAAGGCACTCCAAAGGCAATGGAGATGGTGCGTTATTTGGTGAATGCGCAAGAGGCAACCGCGAAAACGGCTCGCAGTCTCTTTCCAGTGGTTGAGAAAGCCAATGACCAACCAACAGCAGACCTATTAACGCAACGGATTGATATACACGAGAAAACCGCTTGGATGTTACGTAGCCTGCTCGAAACCGATTAACTCGAATTTAAAAGACTCTGATGATTCATCATCTCGATCACTTGGTGCTCACTACCTCTCATGAGAAGGAGTGTATTGATTTCTATACCCGCGTTCTTGGCATGACTCTTGAATCATTTATTGGTGGCACACCACCGGTTGAGCGCAAAGCATTTAAGTTCGGTCAGCAAAAGATCAATCTTCACATCAAGGGTAAAGAATTTGAACCCAAGGCGGATCTTCCAACACCCGGTTCGTTGGATCTGTGTTTTATTGCAGATCGTCCCTTGAGAGAGGTGATTGAGCAATTGAATGCTAAAAACTGGCCGATTATCGAGGGACCGGTGGTTCGCACTGGCGCAACGACCATAATCAATTCAGTCTATGTGCGCGATCCCGACCAAAATCTAATCGAGATTAGCGAGCTACTTTAAGAGCGCGCTTTCAGGTGGCTTTCGAGTCCTTGAACCGCTCTTGAATAAAGTAATACCAATTAGCCTGGCGCTGCCAATACTCCTTCCATAGCGATCGCCAGTTCGCCTTAGGTAGGCGCATTTGTCCCTCGACATCGCCGTAGATATTCCTCGATTGCAAGCCATGCTTATCGCATAAATATCGGATCGCTTGATTTTCGATCACGCAGTGCATATAGAGAGTGCGGTATCCACGGTTTTGGGCCCAGGTGATTGCTTCACTGAGTAGCTGATCAGCAATTCCTTGGCGACGAAACTCTTTTTTCACAATCACCCCAAATTCAACTGCATCATTGAGACAGGCAATATGAATCACGCCAGCCCAATGACCATCATGATGAGCAATCAGAAAATGATGATTTGCTTTGTCCTGTTTAAATTTACCGACGAGGCGATTGATGCCCTCAGCGCTTAAGCTAATCCCAAAGTAGTTTCTAAGTGTCTGCGGATCCAAGGTTTTCAGCCACGATCCATACCGATTGATTTGGGTATTGGGCAGAAAGTGGGTAAAGACCGTCATCTTAGGACCCCATGGGGTAACTTTTTCGGTTTCTTGCGATGTACGCTAAACGAGCCTCAGACCAGGCTTCAACGATGCTTTTAAGGTATTTGATTAGGTTTTTCATATTCTATCCTCTTGTAAAGGGTTGATTTCAATAGGAATTAACTCTTTTTAAGGGTTAACCCTAAACTACTATACGCTCTTTTTCAGAATGCTGCATGACAGCAAAAAAAGAGAAATCCAAACCCATGCTCACAGATGCCAAAGGGTTGGCCATGGTTGATTGGCTAAGTTCATCACTTGTTCACCAAATGAGGAACAAATTGCAACTTGGGGTTATCAGTGCAGGGCAGTGCAAAATCAAAACTGATACCATCGAATGGTTCAATTCATTAAAAATAATAAGACCGATCGATGCCGCATGACGTTACCTTAATTGCAATTTTGGCTGGAGGCTTTGGGCTCGCTCTTGTTTTTGGGCTTGCGGTCTCTTACCTAAAGATGCCACCGTTATTAGGCTATCTAATTGCAGGTGTCGTGATTGGCCCTGCAACGCCAGGCTTTGTTGCCGACATTGGTTTATCGACTCAGCTTGCAGAAATTGGTGTGATGTTGCTAATGTTTGGGGTCGGACTTCATTTCTCAATTAATGATCTACTGGCTGTCAAAAAAATTGCGGTTCCTGGTGCGCTTTTCCAAATGGCAGTTGCCACTGCACTTGGCTATTTGGTAGCACATTACTGGGGCTGGTCCTTAATTGGCTCCATCATCTTTGGCTTAAGTCTATCGGTAGCTAGTACCGTTGTTTTACTGCGAGCCCTCGAGTCAAAGGGGCTTTTAGAGACGGTTAATGGGCAGATTGCAGTCGGCTGGTTGGTAGTTGAGGACTTGATGATGGTTCTAGCCTTAGTGTTGGTACCGGTCATGGCTGAGATTTATGGCAATGATGGATCGGCTGCACACTCCACCAGCCCTAGTGAATTACTGAGCTTAGTCGGAATAACCTTGGCCAAAGTGACTGCGTTTATTGTTTTGATGTTGGTCGTGGGCAAACGCTTGCTTCCTAAAATGCTGTGGATCGTTGCAAAGAGTGGTTCACGCGAGCTCTTTACCTTAGCGGTGATTGCAGCAGCAATCGGGATTGCTTTCTTAGCCGCAGAACTATTTGACGTCTCGTTTGCTCTGGGCGCTTTCTTTGCTGGCATGATGCTTGGTGAGTCTGAGCTCAGTAAGCGAGCAGCCGATGAGTCATTGCCTCTTCGTGATGCATTTGCGGTCTTGTTCTTTGTATCCGTCGGCATGCTCTTTAACCCCGAGATCATCTGGCAAGAGCCCATCAAATTACTGATTGTGATTGCCATCATCATGGTTGGTAAAACATTGGCGGCAATTTTGTTGGTATTGCTATTCAACTACCCCTTGGGTACTGCCTTAACGGTTGGCGTTAGTTTGGCTCAGATCGGGGAGTTCTCATTTATTCTCGCCGGCATGGGCCTTGCCATGAATCTAATTCCGAATGAGGCATACAGCTTGATCTTGGCAGGAGCAATTTTGTCGATTGCCTTTAACTCCTTCTTATTTAATGGGATCGAACCAGCCTTAGTATGGGCCAGAAAGCGCTCACATCTGGCGCGCAAGCTGGATGAGCGCCTGGACCCTCTATCATTGTTGCCCACCACCGTTAATGAATCGCTCTTGCATAAGCAAGTAGTGATTGTTGGCTATGGCCGGGTTGGTAAGAAAGTCTTTGAAAATCTCAAAGCGCAAAACATTAATTGCGTGATCGCCGAGAAAGACCGCGGTACTGTTGAAGAATTGCGCAAGCAAAACATACCAGCAGTAACTGGTGATGCAGCCGACCCCTTTGTTTTGATTCAGGCACATATCGCCCGTGCAGCAATCTTGGTCATTGCAACCAAGGATTCAATTGATATTAGTAAGATGGTGGAAACTGCGCGGACCCTTAATCCCGAGGTCAAAATCTTTATCCGGGCGCGAAGTCCTGAAGAGATCGAGCTCTATGAGAAAGAGGGCTGGGGTAAATCCTTTACACCCGAAGATGAGTTGGCAGCACGCATAGCCGGTGAGGTCATCGCGGAGATGGCAAAATAATTTATCTATTTGTTTAGTACCGAAAATAATGGACCACAAGACCTTGATGGCTAAACCCAAAAAGCCCATTTGTATTGCAGTAAGTATTGCGGCGATCTTATTGCTAGGTGCTTGTGCGGGAGGTCAGTCCAATAATAACTTTGGGAATGCTGCAACCGTGAGTGCGAGCCCCCAAATGCTATCGAATGCACAGCTGGAGTCTTTAGTTTCTCCCATTGCCTTGTATCCTGATTCACTGCTATCAATTATGTTGTTGGCCTCAACCTACCCGCTTGAGGTTGCTGAAGCCTATAACTGGCGCTCGAGCAATGCGAGTTTGCAGGGCAGTGCGCTTACAAATGCACTCAATGCTCAATCGTGGAACGATAGCGTTAAGTCATTGATTTCATTTCCTCAGGCTTTAAACATGATGGGTAAGCAATTGCAGTGGACACAAAATCTTGGAAATGCTTATAAATTGCAACCGGCAGATACGATGAAAGCCGTGCAAGTACTGCGCAAGAAAGCACAAACCGCCGGTACCTTAAAAAGCAATACCCAAATGGCCGTGAGTACTGATGCCAGCGGGAATATCATCATCGCGCCGCCCAATACACAAATTGTGTATGTACCAACCTACAACCCAACCCAGGTTTATGGTCCTTGGCCCTATCCCGATTATCCGCCATACCCAGCGTACGATCCCGCTTGGGGCGCAATGTCATTTGGTGTGGGTTTAGCGGTTGGAGGGGCTTTATGGGCAACGCCAGCTTGGTCAAGTGGCACAATTAATGTGAACAATAATGAGCAACGTCCTAACCGAGGCTTAATTGGTCCGAGCAGTATTGCCAATCAGCAACGCCTCTTAAACGATTGGAAAAATAACGCCACTCCACAAGAGCGTCAGGATGCGCGTAGTGCTGCGCAGCGCGCCGATAGTTCATTTGAGAAAAATGCTACAGCCCAAGAGAAGGCACAAGCTAGCCGTCTTGATCAAGAAGGGCGCTCCGCAATTGCAGCGGATCGAGCAAACCCCAATGCAACTCGAGAGGCCGCCCAAGAAAATGCGATGCGAGAACAGGCGCGCTTTGATGAGAATCGGGATCGTTTCGGTGGCTTCCGTGGAGGGGGCTTTGGGGGTGGTCGCATGGGTGGATTTAGGCGCTAATCATGCTATCAAGCAAAATACGATCAATGAAAACAATGAAGATACTTTTGGGATTGGTATTGGGGTATTTGGCAATCATTCCGGCAATCAGTTATGGCCAATTAAAGCCCCATGATGCGTCGACTGCTGCCATGGTGGAACTTTGCAAAGCGCGAAACGATATTGATGCTCAGAACTTTTGTTTTGGATTTGGTGAGGGGGTATATCAGGCTTATTTAGCCAGTCGCCCAGCGGGCGCAAAGCCTAATATCTGCTTTGGATCTAGCAACCACACGCGCGAGCAAGTGCTAGAGGATTTTCTGAAATGGAATCAGCAAAATCCTCAATTTAATCAAGAGCAGGCTGCCAAAACCCTGGTCCGCTTTTTTAAACAACGCTACCCCTGTAAATCGTAGCTAATTTAGGCAATCGTTATACAATCGTTTTGAGTCCCGCCGATTCTCTTTGCTGAAAGGAAAAAACATGCTCCAGATGCTGATTAATGATTCAATGAGTACCACTGACAAGATCATGAAAATCGCTGGTTTTATTGGTATGGTGGTTAGTATTACGGTTGCGTTTTACTTGATCTTCTCCGCAAGTGCCCCTGACTCCAAAACCGCTGTATTTATATTCTCTCTAGGCTCTGGTCTTGCCCTTGGTTATTTGTCATTTGCGATTAAACAAAAATCTCGAAACTAATTAAATAGAATCAATCCTTGATGGCTCCATTGCGGAGCCATTTTATTTTTAAGAGCACTCAATGAAAAATGAAACCAAAGGCATGCTGATTGGTTTCATTGGTATTTTTATATTCAGCCTGACCCTACCAGTTACCAAAATAACCGTTGAGAGTCTTAATCCCTATTTTTTGTGCTTTGCGCGCGCATTACTCGCTGGAATCTTGGCGGGGGGCTATCTAATCTATACCAAAGCACCCATTCCAGACGCGAAACAAATTCGTCAATTTGCGATTGTGGCGCTTGGCGTTGTCTTTATCTTCCCGCTATTCATTAATATCGCGATGACCACGGGTGAAGCCTCTCATGCCGGAGTTATTTTGGGAATCATGCCATTAGCTACGGTCGTTGCAGGAGTGCTACTTTTTCAAGAGCGCCCGTCCTTGGGCTTTTGGATAAGCGCTTTAACAGGCTGCTTCTTAGTTTGCACCTACGCATATTTAAATAGTGAAGGGAGATTTCGGTACACCGATTTCTTATTATTAATTGCTTGTGCAGCCAATGGAATTGCCTATGCGATTGGTGGCAACTTGTCGCGTACGATGAATGCTAAACAAGTGATTTCATGGACCTTAGTTCTCTCGTTGCCGATCAACTTCATTGGAAGCGTTTTCACTTTCCAAGAGTCTTACTTAGTAGCGAGTGCCAGTATCTGGATTAGCTTTTTATACCTCGGGATCTTTTCAATGTTTATTGGATTCTTTTTTTGGTATGGCGGTATGGCGATTGGCGGAATCTCACGCGTGAGTCAGGTTCAATTATTGCAACCCTTTTGTACCTTACTAGCCTCTGCTATTTTGGTCTCCGAGCCCATTACATTGATGAACATCCTATTTGCTGGTCTGGTGATTACGACGGTCATGATCGGGCGCCAGATGTTGGTCCGTCGGGGACCGGCTGTCTAATTGGATTGGCGGATAAATGGATTCAGATTATGAAATTAACCGCAGAATCAAGCCAGTAAAGGGTCTG includes:
- a CDS encoding GNAT family N-acetyltransferase, yielding MTVFTHFLPNTQINRYGSWLKTLDPQTLRNYFGISLSAEGINRLVGKFKQDKANHHFLIAHHDGHWAGVIHIACLNDAVEFGVIVKKEFRRQGIADQLLSEAITWAQNRGYRTLYMHCVIENQAIRYLCDKHGLQSRNIYGDVEGQMRLPKANWRSLWKEYWQRQANWYYFIQERFKDSKAT
- a CDS encoding Dps family protein, producing the protein MANKKPATPSINIGITDANRQKIAQGLSKFLADSYTLYLMTHNFHWNVTGPHFNTLHTMFMTQYTEQWAALDLIAERIRALGHHAPGTYKEFASLASIREAEGTPKAMEMVRYLVNAQEATAKTARSLFPVVEKANDQPTADLLTQRIDIHEKTAWMLRSLLETD
- a CDS encoding hemin-degrading factor; this encodes MKPTIHRIRQFFITLRKEGRLRHREIAEKLTISEGELIAAHVGLGATAAKGLRAIRLDANWPALIASIESIGEVMALTRNEACVHEKIGQYRHVSQEGSVGLVVGEIDLRIFYQHWFAGFAVIESGSQGERRSLQFFDAQGLAIHKVHLKPQSDVSEFDAIVSLFATPQQEPGLEVSKLKAKPTPAPDTEIDRAGFWQAWRDLKDTHDFYPLLRKYTLTRTQALRLAEPEFVRELSKDCLRSMLQGVAQTKTPIMVFVGNPGMIQIHSGPIDRIIEQGSWINVMDPRFNLHLRQDLIERAWIVRKPTVDGIVTSIEFFDQSGEAIAMFFGERKPGKAELTSWRDLVTQIEGEHGLMEVCQ
- a CDS encoding DMT family transporter, whose protein sequence is MKNETKGMLIGFIGIFIFSLTLPVTKITVESLNPYFLCFARALLAGILAGGYLIYTKAPIPDAKQIRQFAIVALGVVFIFPLFINIAMTTGEASHAGVILGIMPLATVVAGVLLFQERPSLGFWISALTGCFLVCTYAYLNSEGRFRYTDFLLLIACAANGIAYAIGGNLSRTMNAKQVISWTLVLSLPINFIGSVFTFQESYLVASASIWISFLYLGIFSMFIGFFFWYGGMAIGGISRVSQVQLLQPFCTLLASAILVSEPITLMNILFAGLVITTVMIGRQMLVRRGPAV
- a CDS encoding FecCD family ABC transporter permease, giving the protein MRQAVSPLDYSAWGARLGLLLIGVTAFLIAVNLGAVDIHGLDWLQVFNPQNGYEGASYVLWNIRIPRALLAITVGAALGVAGALAQSLFRNPLADPGLLGVSAGASCSVAIGIVMLDGFRFISPEELRVWAIPVFAFLGAIAVCFCLDYVARVISPGSIAGLLLTGIALNALAGAVIGLCTYLASDEQLRSFTFWTLGSLASARWMMVGVLVGAIVIGWVWIRTLLQDLNALTLGENIANHLGVDVSRLRTKVIVLVATLSGLAVAWCGMIGFIGLMAPNLVRICLGSDQKRVVPYSAGVGAILLLIADTIARTIAIPAEVPVGIFTALLGGPLFLILLRQYRSRLD
- a CDS encoding VOC family protein, which codes for MIHHLDHLVLTTSHEKECIDFYTRVLGMTLESFIGGTPPVERKAFKFGQQKINLHIKGKEFEPKADLPTPGSLDLCFIADRPLREVIEQLNAKNWPIIEGPVVRTGATTIINSVYVRDPDQNLIEISELL
- a CDS encoding cation:proton antiporter domain-containing protein, whose translation is MPHDVTLIAILAGGFGLALVFGLAVSYLKMPPLLGYLIAGVVIGPATPGFVADIGLSTQLAEIGVMLLMFGVGLHFSINDLLAVKKIAVPGALFQMAVATALGYLVAHYWGWSLIGSIIFGLSLSVASTVVLLRALESKGLLETVNGQIAVGWLVVEDLMMVLALVLVPVMAEIYGNDGSAAHSTSPSELLSLVGITLAKVTAFIVLMLVVGKRLLPKMLWIVAKSGSRELFTLAVIAAAIGIAFLAAELFDVSFALGAFFAGMMLGESELSKRAADESLPLRDAFAVLFFVSVGMLFNPEIIWQEPIKLLIVIAIIMVGKTLAAILLVLLFNYPLGTALTVGVSLAQIGEFSFILAGMGLAMNLIPNEAYSLILAGAILSIAFNSFLFNGIEPALVWARKRSHLARKLDERLDPLSLLPTTVNESLLHKQVVIVGYGRVGKKVFENLKAQNINCVIAEKDRGTVEELRKQNIPAVTGDAADPFVLIQAHIARAAILVIATKDSIDISKMVETARTLNPEVKIFIRARSPEEIELYEKEGWGKSFTPEDELAARIAGEVIAEMAK
- a CDS encoding DUF3300 domain-containing protein — its product is MAKPKKPICIAVSIAAILLLGACAGGQSNNNFGNAATVSASPQMLSNAQLESLVSPIALYPDSLLSIMLLASTYPLEVAEAYNWRSSNASLQGSALTNALNAQSWNDSVKSLISFPQALNMMGKQLQWTQNLGNAYKLQPADTMKAVQVLRKKAQTAGTLKSNTQMAVSTDASGNIIIAPPNTQIVYVPTYNPTQVYGPWPYPDYPPYPAYDPAWGAMSFGVGLAVGGALWATPAWSSGTINVNNNEQRPNRGLIGPSSIANQQRLLNDWKNNATPQERQDARSAAQRADSSFEKNATAQEKAQASRLDQEGRSAIAADRANPNATREAAQENAMREQARFDENRDRFGGFRGGGFGGGRMGGFRR
- a CDS encoding Rap1a/Tai family immunity protein translates to MKILLGLVLGYLAIIPAISYGQLKPHDASTAAMVELCKARNDIDAQNFCFGFGEGVYQAYLASRPAGAKPNICFGSSNHTREQVLEDFLKWNQQNPQFNQEQAAKTLVRFFKQRYPCKS
- a CDS encoding heme/hemin ABC transporter substrate-binding protein, with the protein product MSDLGHTGRRRFLYAMAAIPMAWLGKPAWAERTQATLGRQRLICIGSAVTEIVYALNASNLIVGVDTTSIYPDAARTLPSVGYSRTLSAEGVLSLSPTQILCTEDAGPPVVIRQIQDAGIPIRLLPAHHTFYGVCDRVIAIGQTIHRQAQADQLKFQLEQQWITLERELKAKPFVNPAPRVLYIHSMNPSQVMVSGQDTNANAMITYAGLRNALYGFKGYKPLTPEAVIAANPDLILVTDQGLQAIGGRSQLAHLPGMERTKAIIRQKVISMDAVYLLGFGPRMPDALLTLHRQARILLG
- a CDS encoding ATP-binding cassette domain-containing protein, with translation MKLQLHHASLQLGKKLFGPFDFTIWPGERIAILGKSGAGKSTIIRLIAREYQIKSGSILMNGTSIEQYSSAQLSRIRGVLPQNTQIAFGLMTDLVIEIGRVSATNKINQETIVVLAAKMACADHLLGRAFNTLSGGEQARIHLARVFAQLWDIRDGLILVDEPVAALDPGLQYQLLDTIDRFARERNHAVLAVLHDINHALVFERLLLIEHGRIIQDCPADHHARADLERLYGIQLEHLQDSQGASVLVQVR